In Skermanella sp. TT6, one genomic interval encodes:
- a CDS encoding cytochrome-c peroxidase, producing MCLAAVAGAAAILTLVSGFDAVLTASVAEPSRPPERHAVRTDEPLTPILNVPDPRTAGALLGERLFADPRLSADGSRSCATCHDLGTNGASGRNLDEGLDGAELPLNTSTVFNAALSFRLNWEGAFRTLEDQARATIENPRIMGSSVEDVVSRLAADPDMVASFRDAYGREPDTAGLLAALADFERTLVTPDSPFDRWLEGDDGALSAEELEGYEEFKSLGCAACHQGGNVGGNLFQRHGIFYPLASPEPELLRVPSLRNIETTPPYFHDGSAPTLEIAVRRMARAQLNSRLTDRQVSSIVAFLRALTGKFRGRQVGAP from the coding sequence GTGTGCTTGGCAGCGGTTGCCGGTGCCGCGGCGATCCTCACCCTGGTCAGCGGCTTCGATGCTGTCCTGACCGCGTCCGTGGCAGAGCCGTCGCGACCGCCCGAGCGACACGCGGTCCGGACCGATGAGCCGCTGACCCCGATCCTGAACGTCCCCGACCCGCGTACCGCCGGCGCCTTGCTCGGCGAGCGGCTGTTCGCGGATCCCCGTTTATCCGCGGACGGCTCGCGCAGCTGTGCCACCTGTCACGATCTCGGCACCAATGGCGCTTCCGGGAGGAACCTGGACGAAGGGCTCGATGGGGCGGAGCTTCCGCTCAACACCAGTACCGTCTTCAATGCCGCGCTTAGTTTCAGGCTCAACTGGGAGGGTGCGTTCCGCACCCTGGAGGATCAGGCACGAGCCACGATAGAGAATCCCCGCATCATGGGCAGCAGCGTCGAAGACGTCGTATCCAGGCTGGCCGCGGATCCGGACATGGTGGCCAGCTTCCGCGATGCCTATGGGCGGGAGCCCGATACCGCGGGCCTCCTGGCGGCACTCGCCGATTTCGAGCGGACGCTGGTGACCCCCGACAGCCCTTTCGACCGGTGGCTGGAAGGGGATGACGGCGCCCTTTCGGCGGAAGAGCTGGAAGGTTACGAGGAGTTCAAGTCGCTCGGGTGCGCCGCCTGCCATCAGGGAGGCAACGTCGGAGGCAACCTTTTCCAGAGACACGGCATCTTCTACCCGCTGGCCTCGCCTGAGCCGGAACTCCTTCGCGTGCCCAGCCTGCGGAACATCGAAACCACCCCACCCTATTTCCATGACGGGAGTGCTCCCACCCTGGAAATCGCCGTCCGGAGGATGGCCAGGGCCCAGCTCAACTCCCGACTGACCGATCGGCAGGTGAGCTCCATCGTCGCTTTCCTGCGCGCACTGACCGGAAAATTCCGGGGCCGCCAGGTAGGAGCGCCGTGA
- a CDS encoding cytochrome P450: MEDLTIDNVADKVAKRPLPLFNPRDPDFIRDPYPTYHRLRRQSPLLWDPAGNYWLATSYDVCSEILRDRRFGRRYEAHIENIYRRGMMDQTAFRLMAMTMLMQEPPNHARLRGLVTEAFSARRVVLMRQRIRTLVGDLLDQLVPRGTMDVIRDFAHVLPVTVICDMLGVPAEDTRLFHETTISTRMLDPVPMNESELREANAMFEEQGAYFTNLFERRRRDPEDDLITALVQVGDGGGLTDDELLANVWLLFAAGHETTRNLIGNGLLALHRNPGQLARLQLDPSLIPSAVTELLRYDSPVQFVGRTALEDTDIAGTTIAEGQVVLCLVGAANRDPAKFGEPDLLDFGRSNNRPLSFGGGIHFCLGAQLTQIEGQEAFVGILSRLPGMRLHDADEPSWQPNFAIHGLKTLMASWDPA, translated from the coding sequence ATGGAAGACCTCACGATCGATAACGTTGCCGATAAAGTTGCGAAGCGTCCGCTTCCCCTGTTCAATCCGAGAGATCCGGACTTCATCCGGGATCCTTACCCGACATACCACCGGCTACGCCGGCAAAGCCCTCTGCTATGGGATCCCGCCGGCAACTACTGGCTCGCAACCTCTTACGACGTCTGCTCCGAGATCCTCAGGGATCGACGCTTCGGACGCCGGTATGAGGCTCACATCGAGAATATCTACCGACGCGGCATGATGGACCAGACGGCGTTCCGTTTGATGGCCATGACCATGCTGATGCAGGAGCCGCCGAACCATGCGCGCCTGCGCGGACTGGTTACCGAAGCTTTTTCGGCCCGCCGGGTGGTACTGATGCGGCAGCGCATCCGGACCCTGGTCGGCGACCTGCTCGATCAGCTGGTGCCCCGCGGTACCATGGATGTGATCCGCGACTTCGCTCACGTGCTGCCGGTCACCGTGATATGCGACATGTTGGGAGTTCCGGCGGAGGACACGCGGCTTTTCCACGAAACGACGATAAGCACCCGCATGCTCGACCCGGTTCCGATGAATGAGTCGGAATTACGCGAAGCCAATGCCATGTTCGAGGAGCAGGGCGCCTATTTCACAAATCTCTTCGAGCGACGCCGTCGTGATCCCGAAGACGATCTGATTACCGCCCTGGTGCAGGTCGGGGACGGAGGCGGGTTGACCGACGACGAGCTGCTGGCCAATGTCTGGCTGCTCTTCGCCGCGGGCCACGAGACGACACGCAACCTGATCGGCAACGGCCTGCTGGCTCTCCACCGCAACCCGGGCCAGCTCGCGCGGCTACAACTGGATCCGAGCCTCATTCCCTCGGCTGTGACCGAACTGCTGCGTTACGACTCACCGGTGCAGTTTGTCGGCCGCACCGCTCTCGAAGACACCGACATCGCCGGAACGACCATTGCCGAGGGTCAGGTCGTGCTGTGCCTGGTCGGGGCAGCGAACCGCGACCCCGCCAAGTTCGGTGAACCTGATCTTCTCGACTTTGGCCGCTCGAACAACAGGCCGCTCTCGTTCGGGGGTGGAATACACTTCTGCCTGGGCGCCCAGCTTACCCAAATCGAGGGCCAGGAGGCATTCGTCGGCATTCTCAGCCGTCTACCCGGCATGCGGCTGCATGATGCCGACGAACCTTCATGGCAGCCGAACTTCGCCATACACGGCCTCAAGACGCTCATGGCCAGCTGGGACCCGGCCTGA
- a CDS encoding calcium-binding protein, which translates to MPDFIGTDGDDFLVGTPEADMIQGLAGADLINGLEGDDAIDGGEGDDTIDGNVGSDTITTGAGNDLVFGGAGNDIVGGMAGADVVYGGEGDDVVVWNDPDGDRVFGETGNDNLRGGDVAADAIFGGEGDDLIRAVANLDLENHAPDILVGDAGNDVIIGGNANDTIEGGEGNDLLVGLGGADRFIFRPDTAGTDAILDFDKSQDVIDLSGFGGDFDPLANLSQQAYGISLNLGDTVGAITFVGLQTSDLSEANFLIG; encoded by the coding sequence ATGCCTGATTTTATTGGTACCGACGGAGACGATTTCCTGGTTGGCACTCCTGAAGCCGACATGATCCAGGGCCTCGCTGGAGCGGACCTCATCAACGGACTTGAGGGCGACGACGCGATCGACGGCGGCGAGGGCGACGACACCATCGATGGCAACGTTGGCAGCGATACCATCACCACGGGAGCCGGCAACGACTTGGTCTTCGGCGGCGCCGGCAACGACATTGTCGGCGGCATGGCCGGGGCCGATGTCGTGTATGGCGGCGAGGGCGACGACGTCGTCGTCTGGAACGATCCAGACGGCGACCGCGTTTTCGGCGAAACCGGAAATGACAATCTGCGCGGCGGCGACGTCGCGGCAGACGCGATCTTCGGTGGGGAAGGTGACGACCTGATCAGGGCCGTAGCCAATCTGGATCTGGAGAATCACGCACCGGACATCCTGGTCGGAGATGCCGGCAATGACGTGATCATCGGTGGGAACGCCAATGACACCATCGAAGGAGGGGAGGGGAACGACCTCCTTGTCGGGCTCGGCGGAGCAGACAGGTTCATTTTTCGTCCCGATACCGCCGGCACCGATGCGATCCTTGATTTTGACAAGAGCCAGGATGTCATCGATTTGAGCGGCTTCGGCGGGGACTTCGATCCCCTGGCCAATCTGAGTCAGCAGGCCTACGGAATCTCTCTCAATCTCGGCGACACTGTCGGCGCGATCACATTCGTCGGCCTGCAGACCAGTGACTTGAGCGAGGCAAACTTCCTGATTGGCTAA
- a CDS encoding SDR family NAD(P)-dependent oxidoreductase translates to MIARDLAQAGHTAYASMRDTAQRNADKVADNAAFAKANRVDLRSIELDVQDEGSVVSALSAIIDEHGRLDVLVHNAGHMMYGPLEAFTPEQLAQQYDVNVLGTQRVNRAALPHMRAAKSGLLVWISSSSVAGGVPPLLGPYFAAKAGMDALAVCYAKELAPLGIETSIIVPGAFTKGTNHFANAGHPEDAPVADAYTAAWSDGFADRIQQALAAAVPEDADPASVGRAVVGIVAAVPGKRPLRVHVDPADDGAAVTFAVMDRVREQFLQRIGFSGFPHPAS, encoded by the coding sequence ATGATCGCCCGCGACCTCGCGCAAGCGGGGCACACGGCCTACGCCTCGATGCGGGATACGGCGCAAAGGAATGCCGACAAGGTTGCGGACAACGCCGCGTTTGCCAAGGCGAACAGGGTCGACCTGCGCTCGATCGAACTCGACGTACAGGACGAAGGATCGGTCGTCTCCGCCCTAAGCGCCATCATTGATGAACACGGGCGTCTCGATGTGCTGGTCCATAACGCCGGTCACATGATGTACGGGCCGCTGGAGGCGTTCACGCCCGAACAACTCGCCCAGCAGTATGATGTCAACGTCCTGGGCACGCAGCGGGTAAACCGCGCCGCACTACCCCACATGCGGGCAGCCAAGTCTGGCCTTCTGGTCTGGATATCGAGCAGCAGCGTCGCGGGCGGCGTGCCGCCGCTGCTGGGTCCCTATTTCGCAGCCAAGGCCGGGATGGACGCGCTCGCGGTCTGCTACGCGAAGGAACTGGCCCCCCTCGGCATCGAGACTTCGATTATCGTGCCGGGAGCGTTCACCAAGGGCACTAACCATTTTGCCAATGCGGGCCATCCGGAGGATGCGCCTGTCGCCGATGCCTACACGGCCGCCTGGAGCGACGGTTTCGCAGACCGCATACAGCAAGCGTTGGCCGCGGCGGTGCCCGAAGATGCTGATCCGGCTTCGGTCGGTCGCGCGGTGGTCGGCATCGTGGCAGCGGTCCCCGGCAAGCGCCCGCTCAGGGTACATGTGGACCCGGCCGACGACGGCGCGGCGGTGACGTTCGCCGTGATGGACCGGGTGCGCGAGCAGTTCCTTCAGCGGATCGGTTTTTCAGGCTTTCCGCACCCCGCATCCTGA
- the istA gene encoding IS21 family transposase, with protein MPRERSDMRRVKELLRLAHELGYSKRQIAQSIRMPKTTVGDYLARADAAGLRYADVAGMNEEAVEALLFQRAAPPEQRPMPDWAWVSAELGKRGVTLMLVWEEYRQQHRDGYSYSQFRRHFLDHTSAGAEPRMRREHAPGAACEVDYAGMTLTISTAEGPRQASVFVGCLPFSGYLYAEVTWTQTAEDWLASHVRMFTHLDGVVPKLVPDNLKTGITHASFYDPVVNRSYHELARHYGTGVVPTRVRRPRDKASAEKGVQVVETRVLAALRNRVFFTLDEANAAIRELVAAVNARPLTTDRTLTRRRLFEDREKPLLKPLPAEPFVIGRWSRYKLAPDYHVSIEGVAYSAPYRLIGKHVDVFCTVSLVSIFHKGERVAAHARQDGEPGRGTVTLDEHRPPNHRAAALLTPEAVRAEAAGLGGALGLLADRIFADADHPDQAARQVAGLLRLGRLHGTVALQAAATAALSANVRSCRFVQHLLAKGQVQALEDPAGGLGPHANLRGPVYYH; from the coding sequence GTGCCGCGGGAAAGGTCAGACATGCGACGAGTGAAGGAACTTCTGAGGCTGGCCCACGAACTGGGCTATTCGAAGCGGCAGATCGCGCAGTCGATCCGCATGCCGAAGACGACGGTGGGCGACTACCTGGCGCGAGCCGATGCTGCCGGGCTGCGCTACGCCGATGTCGCTGGGATGAACGAGGAAGCGGTGGAGGCGCTGCTGTTTCAGCGGGCCGCTCCGCCCGAACAGCGGCCGATGCCGGACTGGGCGTGGGTCTCGGCCGAGCTTGGCAAGCGCGGCGTGACCCTGATGCTGGTCTGGGAAGAGTACCGCCAGCAGCACCGGGACGGCTACAGCTACAGCCAGTTCCGGCGCCACTTCCTGGACCACACCAGCGCCGGCGCCGAACCGCGGATGCGGCGGGAGCATGCCCCGGGGGCGGCGTGCGAGGTGGATTATGCCGGTATGACGCTGACCATCAGCACGGCCGAGGGGCCGCGCCAGGCCAGCGTCTTCGTCGGCTGCCTGCCGTTCTCCGGCTACCTCTACGCCGAGGTAACGTGGACCCAGACGGCCGAGGACTGGCTGGCCAGCCACGTCCGGATGTTCACCCACCTTGACGGCGTCGTGCCGAAACTCGTCCCGGACAATCTCAAGACCGGCATCACCCATGCCAGCTTCTACGATCCGGTGGTCAACCGCTCATATCACGAGCTGGCGCGCCATTACGGCACCGGTGTTGTTCCGACGCGGGTCCGTCGCCCAAGAGACAAGGCCAGCGCCGAAAAGGGCGTGCAGGTTGTCGAAACCAGAGTGCTGGCGGCGCTGCGCAATCGCGTGTTCTTCACGCTGGACGAGGCCAACGCGGCGATCCGGGAGCTGGTCGCCGCAGTCAACGCGCGGCCGTTGACGACCGACAGGACGCTGACCCGGCGCAGGCTGTTCGAGGACCGCGAGAAGCCGCTGCTGAAACCGCTTCCGGCCGAGCCCTTCGTGATCGGCCGCTGGTCCCGTTACAAGCTGGCACCCGACTATCACGTCAGCATCGAGGGCGTGGCCTACTCGGCGCCCTACCGGCTGATCGGCAAGCACGTCGATGTGTTCTGCACGGTCAGTCTGGTCAGCATCTTCCACAAGGGCGAGCGGGTTGCGGCCCATGCCCGGCAGGATGGCGAACCGGGGCGGGGGACGGTGACGCTCGACGAGCACCGGCCGCCCAATCACCGCGCCGCGGCGCTCCTGACCCCGGAGGCGGTCCGGGCCGAGGCCGCCGGTCTCGGCGGCGCGCTCGGGCTGCTGGCCGACAGGATCTTCGCCGATGCCGATCATCCCGACCAGGCCGCGCGTCAGGTCGCCGGCCTGCTGCGACTGGGCCGGCTGCACGGGACCGTGGCTCTGCAGGCCGCCGCGACGGCGGCGCTGAGCGCCAACGTGCGCTCCTGCCGCTTCGTCCAGCACCTGCTGGCCAAGGGCCAGGTCCAAGCTCTGGAGGATCCCGCCGGCGGGCTCGGTCCCCATGCCAACCTGCGCGGCCCGGTCTACTATCACTGA
- the istB gene encoding IS21-like element helper ATPase IstB, translating into MHHANLEKLKSLRLFGMVRALQELTGLDDRGRLDFDDQLALLIERETADRANTAVEMRLKRARLRQAACFENLDLKASRGLDKGLIRDLFTCRWICQHRHLMLTGATGTGKTWIACALGNQAAREGFSVLYTRLSRLLDDIATARLGTGAGALMRRLARVDLLILDDWMMSELTAPQRRDLMEIVDDRHDRGSIILASQIPLTSWHRAIGDSTYSEAILDRIVHAAYRVELQGDSLRKPARGGTAPSGSGIDQPASNLEKTTVK; encoded by the coding sequence ATGCATCACGCCAACCTGGAAAAGCTCAAGTCCCTGCGCCTGTTCGGCATGGTCCGGGCGTTGCAGGAGTTGACGGGGCTGGACGACCGCGGCCGGCTCGACTTCGATGATCAGCTCGCCCTGCTGATCGAGCGTGAGACGGCTGACCGGGCCAACACCGCTGTGGAGATGCGGCTCAAGCGCGCCCGCCTGCGGCAGGCGGCCTGCTTCGAGAACCTGGACCTGAAGGCGAGCCGCGGCCTGGACAAGGGGCTGATCCGCGATCTGTTCACCTGCCGCTGGATATGCCAGCACCGTCACCTGATGCTGACCGGGGCGACCGGCACGGGCAAGACCTGGATCGCGTGTGCCCTGGGTAATCAGGCGGCGCGGGAAGGCTTCAGCGTGCTCTACACCCGGCTGTCGCGCCTGCTGGACGACATCGCGACGGCGCGCCTCGGCACGGGAGCCGGGGCTCTGATGCGGCGGCTTGCCAGGGTCGATCTCCTGATCCTCGACGACTGGATGATGAGTGAGCTGACCGCGCCCCAGCGCCGGGACCTGATGGAGATCGTCGATGACCGCCATGACCGCGGCTCGATCATCCTGGCCTCCCAAATCCCCCTGACCAGCTGGCATCGGGCGATCGGGGATTCCACTTACTCCGAAGCGATACTGGATCGCATTGTTCACGCCGCCTACCGGGTTGAACTTCAGGGCGACTCCCTGCGCAAACCCGCTCGCGGTGGCACCGCCCCTTCCGGCAGCGGCATCGATCAACCCGCTTCCAACCTCGAGAAAACAACCGTAAAGTGA
- a CDS encoding helix-turn-helix domain-containing protein, with the protein MSDFTPLTPLSDPLSLECAAAKPNLLVRSSRDLGWQGLLLDQHRAVGRTDVFETRPTGDVTLVVAKRGRHLIQVFKQGRWHTATYGAGNAGLTPPFETTRMTWQALDPDNQFETLHLYLSGMIVGELAEEYRRIGTRHADRPLSALVFKDMMIGAVAGEVLNAMHREAPGIYAEQVARFICSHLLARHSQWWDPDDDSRHPPLLGDRQLDRVLDYMSARFREDLTLAELANEACISVHHFVRRFREHMGVTPFAYLTTLRLEAGKRMLKTSDMTIAEIAHMCGYRSPGSFSSAFGREVGSTPRDYRSASRLRSNRD; encoded by the coding sequence ATGTCTGATTTCACACCCCTGACCCCCCTGTCCGATCCCTTGAGCCTGGAATGCGCGGCCGCGAAGCCAAACCTGCTTGTCCGGTCCAGCCGTGATCTCGGCTGGCAGGGCCTGTTGCTCGACCAGCATCGCGCGGTGGGCAGGACGGATGTCTTCGAGACGCGGCCCACCGGCGACGTCACGCTGGTCGTCGCGAAACGCGGACGCCACCTCATCCAGGTGTTCAAGCAGGGTCGTTGGCATACGGCGACCTATGGCGCCGGCAATGCCGGCCTTACGCCGCCGTTCGAGACGACGCGCATGACATGGCAGGCGCTCGATCCGGACAATCAGTTCGAGACCCTTCACCTCTATCTGTCCGGCATGATCGTCGGCGAACTGGCGGAGGAGTATCGGCGCATCGGCACCCGGCACGCGGACCGACCGCTGTCGGCGCTTGTGTTCAAGGACATGATGATCGGTGCCGTGGCGGGCGAGGTGCTGAATGCGATGCATCGGGAAGCCCCGGGCATCTATGCCGAGCAGGTAGCCCGTTTCATTTGTTCGCACTTGCTGGCCCGCCACTCGCAGTGGTGGGATCCCGACGACGATTCCCGCCACCCTCCGCTACTGGGAGATCGACAGCTGGATAGGGTGCTGGACTATATGTCCGCCCGCTTCCGGGAGGACTTGACCCTCGCCGAACTCGCGAACGAAGCGTGCATCAGCGTGCACCATTTCGTCCGTCGTTTCCGCGAGCATATGGGCGTCACGCCCTTCGCCTATCTGACGACGCTGCGCCTGGAGGCGGGAAAACGGATGTTGAAGACCAGCGACATGACGATCGCCGAAATCGCGCATATGTGCGGCTATAGGAGTCCAGGGTCTTTCTCCAGCGCCTTTGGTCGAGAGGTGGGTTCGACACCGCGCGACTACCGATCCGCTTCCCGACTTCGGTCAAATCGCGATTAA
- a CDS encoding SDR family oxidoreductase, translating to MASSERSVIVTGSSQGIGAAVAERLAQDGWAVTINFSGNEAPAVELAQQVQAAGGNAIAVKADVSDPAQVSQLFDATEQAFGGVDAIVNNAGIMKLTKIVETDDETFDRHIAVNLKGVFNCLREGGRRLRDGGRIVSFSTSVIGLSPPTYGVYGATKAGVEAMSRVLVKELAPRGITVNMVAPGPTATKLFLADKSEAQIEGTAKLIPLGRLGEPGDIAGAVSFLLGPDGAWVNGQVLRVNGGMI from the coding sequence ATGGCATCGTCGGAACGATCGGTCATCGTCACCGGATCATCGCAGGGGATCGGCGCGGCTGTCGCGGAGCGCCTTGCCCAGGACGGCTGGGCAGTCACGATCAACTTTTCGGGCAACGAAGCGCCGGCTGTCGAGCTGGCGCAACAGGTCCAGGCCGCGGGCGGCAACGCCATCGCGGTGAAGGCCGACGTCAGCGACCCGGCGCAGGTATCTCAGCTCTTCGACGCGACCGAACAGGCGTTCGGAGGGGTCGATGCCATCGTCAACAACGCCGGTATCATGAAACTGACGAAGATAGTCGAAACCGACGACGAGACGTTCGATCGGCATATCGCTGTCAACCTGAAGGGCGTATTCAACTGCCTGCGCGAGGGCGGCAGGCGGCTACGCGATGGCGGGCGTATCGTCAGCTTCTCGACCAGCGTCATCGGCCTCTCGCCACCCACATATGGCGTCTATGGCGCGACCAAGGCCGGCGTCGAGGCGATGAGCCGCGTGCTCGTAAAGGAGCTGGCGCCGCGCGGCATTACCGTCAACATGGTCGCCCCGGGACCGACCGCGACAAAGCTGTTCCTTGCGGACAAGAGCGAAGCGCAGATCGAGGGTACGGCGAAGCTGATCCCGCTCGGCCGCCTGGGCGAACCCGGCGACATCGCGGGCGCGGTCTCGTTCCTGCTCGGTCCCGATGGCGCCTGGGTCAACGGGCAGGTGCTGCGCGTGAACGGCGGCATGATCTGA
- a CDS encoding c-type cytochrome — MAVWIFHPATAGHAEKHVQAPLPAREPASADQIERGRYLVNLAGCNDCHTPGYFLGKPDLSHGLAGSDVGFEVAGMGVFVGSNLTPDHETGLGDWTRDDIVTAIKTGVRPDGRILAPIMPWRAFAGLTESDAGAIADYLISLPPISRKVPGPFGPDEKTDIVVMRLTAP; from the coding sequence ATGGCGGTATGGATATTCCACCCGGCAACGGCAGGCCATGCCGAGAAACATGTCCAGGCGCCGTTGCCGGCACGCGAGCCGGCTTCGGCGGATCAGATCGAGCGGGGCCGGTATCTGGTGAACCTGGCAGGATGCAACGACTGCCACACGCCAGGCTATTTTCTCGGGAAACCCGACCTATCCCATGGGTTGGCCGGATCGGACGTAGGTTTCGAGGTCGCGGGCATGGGTGTCTTCGTCGGATCCAACCTGACACCCGACCATGAAACGGGGCTGGGCGACTGGACCCGGGATGACATCGTCACCGCGATAAAGACCGGGGTCCGGCCCGACGGACGCATCCTGGCACCGATCATGCCGTGGCGCGCTTTCGCCGGCCTGACCGAGTCCGATGCCGGAGCCATCGCCGACTACCTGATCAGCCTGCCGCCCATCAGCCGGAAAGTTCCGGGACCATTCGGGCCCGACGAGAAGACCGATATCGTCGTCATGAGGCTGACGGCTCCCTGA
- a CDS encoding response regulator, with translation MEAGARRDTLMTGYILVIDDDPSIRRMVTSYFEDNGVPAIALAGGLELGRHLANRQPSAIILDLRLGQEDGLDLLRQIRSHSDVPVIITTGHRRDEIDRVLGLELGADDYLTKPFSLRELIARVRAVLRRQEMGRAGRSREQERGGYRFGGWRVERRARRLLDPGGKQVALTKGEYALLLAFLEAPQRPLTRDHLMQATRIHEDVYDRSIDVKVLRLRRKLEIDPDAPRMIRTERGVGYVFMATVEPF, from the coding sequence ATGGAGGCCGGTGCCCGGCGCGACACCCTCATGACGGGCTATATTCTGGTTATCGACGATGATCCGTCCATCCGCCGCATGGTCACCAGCTACTTCGAGGACAACGGTGTGCCGGCCATCGCCCTCGCCGGCGGGCTCGAGCTGGGCAGGCATCTGGCGAACCGGCAGCCCAGTGCCATCATCCTCGACCTGAGGCTTGGACAGGAGGACGGTCTTGACCTCCTCAGGCAGATCCGGTCCCACTCCGACGTGCCGGTCATCATCACCACCGGGCACCGCCGCGATGAGATCGATCGCGTCCTGGGCCTGGAACTCGGCGCGGACGACTATCTGACCAAGCCGTTCAGCCTCAGGGAACTGATAGCTCGCGTGCGTGCCGTGCTGCGACGCCAGGAGATGGGCCGGGCCGGCCGCTCGCGCGAGCAGGAACGCGGCGGATACAGGTTCGGTGGCTGGCGCGTCGAACGTCGGGCCCGCCGGCTGCTCGATCCCGGCGGGAAGCAGGTCGCCCTCACGAAAGGCGAGTATGCCCTGCTTCTGGCCTTCCTGGAGGCACCGCAGCGGCCCTTGACGCGCGACCACCTGATGCAGGCGACGCGGATCCATGAGGACGTCTATGATCGCAGCATCGACGTCAAGGTGCTGCGGCTGCGGCGCAAGCTCGAAATCGATCCCGACGCACCTCGCATGATCCGGACCGAACGCGGAGTCGGATACGTTTTCATGGCCACGGTCGAACCATTCTGA
- a CDS encoding recombinase family protein has translation MDTTTPAGRAFLQIQAAFAEMERNLIRQRVKEGLASARARGRHGGRPRVMTVDRLRYAQHLMADQARSIPQICRELGNIPASTLYHYLHADGTLKQPGRMLLDADV, from the coding sequence ATGGACACGACGACGCCGGCCGGCCGCGCCTTCCTGCAGATCCAGGCCGCTTTTGCCGAGATGGAACGAAATCTGATCCGGCAGCGCGTCAAGGAAGGCTTGGCCTCAGCCCGCGCTCGCGGTCGCCACGGTGGCCGGCCACGGGTCATGACAGTCGATCGACTGCGATATGCTCAACATCTCATGGCCGACCAGGCTCGAAGCATCCCCCAGATCTGCCGCGAGCTTGGCAATATACCAGCCAGCACGCTCTACCACTATCTCCATGCCGACGGCACGCTTAAGCAGCCAGGACGAATGCTTCTCGACGCCGATGTGTGA